In one Nocardia tengchongensis genomic region, the following are encoded:
- a CDS encoding type IV secretory system conjugative DNA transfer family protein, with translation MRETRRRSTGGLGEEAWLLLLFLAAVVLALLGWAALCLGSWWAGLPVTANPVAALLELALGRHPWPWQSTCTVIAFTSTGAAVGLAVRRRIPARGRLDSAARTMARPRTITVARAQDNRAAATRLLKDAPADAQQRPGPPLGRTVVSGVELFVPAELGVFIAAGQRTGKTMAWAIPGLLSAWGPALATSNKPDLYRHTRFGRSQRGRVWLCDLQAVTGHAECGFWVDLLAQVNNLPAARKLAAFFVSGSSGSAAQQANAKVDSYFDGGAQELLALYAFAAACVGGDLLHVAEWLSADQDQTPELILRHHGHHRPAQRILDAQSLYARQRDGLYDMGRRFLNVLSDSAYARMITPPSRKRFTVYEGENGIVIDVAREPATHTLPEFKPTQFVHSNDTLYALSMTGPDSAGPLTAALVGQILEAALAVARSRVDGRLAVPLLAVLDEAANCARIGELPSYYTYCGGCGIILMTIIQVLEQGEDLWGVNGVKTMRAQSIELYGGNIASVGYLDEWSKLIDEHDVADRSRSIGPGGVNHTVSWRAEPVLNVAKLGALPKDRALVRLPNHEPILVRKVFWWDHPEFSAMVNSSLAEFEPTVSLVKQPRRPNGAEQEGDSQP, from the coding sequence GTGAGAGAGACGCGTCGCCGCAGCACCGGCGGCCTCGGCGAAGAGGCGTGGCTGCTGTTGTTGTTTCTCGCCGCCGTAGTCCTCGCGCTGTTGGGCTGGGCAGCCCTGTGCCTTGGGAGCTGGTGGGCAGGACTGCCGGTCACCGCCAACCCCGTCGCCGCTCTGCTCGAGCTCGCACTCGGGCGACACCCATGGCCGTGGCAATCCACCTGCACCGTAATCGCATTCACCAGCACCGGCGCGGCGGTCGGCCTCGCGGTCCGCCGTCGGATCCCCGCTCGTGGCCGACTGGACTCCGCAGCCAGAACGATGGCCCGACCACGCACCATCACCGTCGCACGCGCCCAGGACAACCGCGCCGCGGCGACCCGCCTGCTCAAGGACGCACCCGCCGACGCGCAGCAGCGCCCCGGGCCGCCATTGGGACGTACCGTCGTGAGTGGCGTTGAACTGTTCGTCCCCGCCGAATTGGGCGTCTTCATCGCCGCGGGACAGCGCACCGGCAAAACCATGGCTTGGGCCATCCCTGGACTGCTGTCCGCATGGGGTCCCGCACTGGCCACCAGCAACAAACCAGATCTTTACCGGCACACTAGATTCGGGCGCTCTCAGCGAGGCCGAGTGTGGCTGTGCGATCTGCAAGCCGTCACCGGGCACGCGGAATGCGGGTTCTGGGTCGATCTACTCGCCCAAGTCAACAACCTGCCCGCCGCACGCAAGCTGGCAGCTTTCTTCGTCAGCGGCTCCTCGGGCTCCGCAGCGCAGCAAGCCAACGCCAAGGTCGACTCCTATTTCGATGGTGGCGCCCAGGAACTTTTAGCCCTGTACGCCTTCGCCGCAGCGTGTGTCGGCGGTGACCTGCTGCACGTTGCCGAATGGCTCTCCGCCGACCAGGACCAGACACCCGAGCTGATCCTGCGCCACCACGGCCACCACCGACCCGCCCAACGAATCCTGGACGCGCAAAGCCTCTACGCCAGACAGAGGGACGGACTCTATGACATGGGCCGCCGATTTCTCAACGTGCTCAGCGACTCCGCCTACGCCCGCATGATCACCCCGCCCTCCCGCAAACGCTTCACCGTCTACGAAGGCGAAAACGGAATCGTCATCGACGTCGCACGCGAACCCGCCACCCACACACTGCCGGAGTTCAAACCCACGCAGTTCGTCCACAGCAACGACACCCTCTACGCGCTGTCGATGACCGGCCCCGACTCCGCGGGACCGTTGACCGCCGCATTGGTGGGCCAGATCCTCGAAGCCGCACTCGCCGTGGCACGTTCACGCGTGGACGGCCGGCTCGCCGTACCGCTGCTCGCAGTCCTCGACGAGGCCGCCAACTGCGCACGCATCGGTGAACTGCCCAGCTACTACACCTACTGCGGCGGCTGCGGCATCATCCTCATGACCATCATCCAGGTCCTCGAACAAGGCGAAGACCTCTGGGGCGTCAACGGGGTGAAAACCATGCGCGCCCAATCCATCGAGCTCTACGGCGGCAACATTGCCTCCGTCGGCTACCTCGACGAATGGTCGAAGCTGATCGACGAGCACGACGTCGCCGACCGCTCCCGCTCCATTGGCCCCGGCGGAGTCAACCACACCGTCTCCTGGCGCGCCGAACCCGTCCTCAACGTCGCCAAACTCGGTGCACTACCCAAAGACCGCGCCTTGGTCCGTCTGCCGAACCACGAACCGATCCTCGTGCGCAAGGTCTTCTGGTGGGACCACCCCGAGTTCTCGGCGATGGTCAATTCCTCCCTGGCCGAATTCGAACCCACCGTGTCGCTGGTGAAACAACCTCGAAGGCCCAATGGTGCTGAACAAGAAGGAGATTCGCAACCGTGA
- a CDS encoding carbohydrate kinase family protein: MTTQDRPVVCVSYLAAAELWSVPKFPAPNHGAEILTTEESIAADGPMTAAVLAALDVPTLLVANRIGNDDVGERVGRWLQQHQVPSTAVVSTDVTTPKIVVVADGRDTRTWFAHLLGITDELSHSDLSPIATASMVYLDAYRLIETAALRVVRAARDCGTELLVNLGGSPLSDALRIELAGYRNLIIQTNVDDESRSAVPEVTKQLLTETSARWVVVTAGAYGASAASRERIVTTPAFRVQVRHTHCAGAAFSGGLLYGLRYGMSIERSLLLATASGALRCVRHQNAPLPTLLELESVIASLARTSSN; the protein is encoded by the coding sequence ATGACCACGCAAGACAGACCGGTCGTGTGCGTCAGCTACCTAGCGGCGGCCGAGCTGTGGAGCGTGCCGAAGTTCCCCGCTCCGAACCACGGCGCCGAAATACTGACCACCGAAGAGTCCATCGCCGCCGACGGCCCGATGACGGCTGCGGTTCTCGCAGCGCTGGACGTCCCAACTCTTCTGGTGGCCAACAGGATCGGCAACGATGACGTGGGCGAGAGAGTCGGTCGCTGGCTACAGCAGCACCAGGTGCCCTCCACTGCTGTAGTCAGCACCGATGTCACGACCCCGAAGATCGTCGTGGTCGCCGACGGGCGGGATACGCGCACATGGTTCGCGCACCTGCTTGGGATCACCGACGAGTTGAGCCACAGCGACCTTTCGCCGATCGCCACGGCATCGATGGTGTATCTCGATGCGTACCGGCTCATCGAAACCGCGGCGCTGCGCGTGGTCCGGGCCGCGCGGGACTGCGGCACCGAGCTGCTGGTCAATCTGGGCGGATCGCCCCTGTCGGATGCGCTGCGCATCGAGCTGGCCGGCTACCGGAACCTGATCATCCAAACCAACGTCGACGATGAATCACGCAGCGCTGTACCGGAAGTCACCAAGCAGCTGTTGACCGAGACCAGCGCGCGCTGGGTGGTGGTCACAGCCGGGGCCTACGGTGCGAGCGCTGCCAGCCGGGAGCGGATCGTGACGACGCCAGCGTTTCGCGTGCAGGTGCGCCATACCCACTGCGCCGGCGCCGCGTTCTCTGGCGGCCTGCTCTACGGGCTGCGGTACGGAATGTCGATCGAGCGCAGCCTGCTGCTGGCCACAGCCAGCGGGGCGCTCCGGTGCGTGCGGCACCAGAACGCCCCGCTTCCGACGTTGTTGGAGTTGGAGTCGGTGATCGCGTCGTTGGCGCGAACCTCCTCAAACTAG
- a CDS encoding NUDIX domain-containing protein — protein sequence MDTAIQPSQVAKPPRHKVTGDVHLLLRRDGQVLFGQRQHTGYEDGAWHLPSGHLEEDESVIAALIREADEEVGVSIKPEDVQFAHIMHNSSSGGRMAFFFLVDQCEHDPVNREPDKCIELEWFSLSAPPDRLIDYCRTALEHIEAGEQFSVYGW from the coding sequence GTGGACACGGCAATCCAGCCGAGCCAGGTCGCAAAGCCGCCGCGTCACAAGGTGACCGGCGATGTACATCTGCTGCTGCGCCGCGACGGCCAGGTGCTGTTCGGCCAGCGCCAGCACACCGGATACGAAGACGGAGCATGGCATCTGCCGTCCGGGCACCTCGAGGAAGACGAATCGGTCATCGCAGCACTGATCCGCGAGGCCGACGAAGAGGTGGGCGTCAGCATCAAGCCCGAAGACGTGCAGTTCGCCCACATCATGCACAACTCGTCCTCGGGCGGCCGGATGGCGTTCTTCTTCCTCGTCGACCAGTGCGAACACGATCCGGTCAACCGCGAGCCAGACAAATGCATTGAGCTGGAATGGTTTTCGCTCAGCGCACCGCCTGATCGCCTGATCGACTACTGCCGCACCGCGCTCGAGCACATCGAGGCCGGCGAGCAGTTCTCGGTATACGGCTGGTAG